From Dendropsophus ebraccatus isolate aDenEbr1 chromosome 10, aDenEbr1.pat, whole genome shotgun sequence:
AAGATTTGTTATATGTGGAGTACCAAATTTTTCATTCTAGAAACTGGTGGTGAATGATCAGCTTTATCAATGTGAAGACTATATAATGTGATCTATTGGAAGATTTCTTGAGACTTGCatattcacacgtactgtatgtgCTATACACTATTTCATGCTTTGGATCTACTGTACAGTGTTTCCGCATTAGAACCAATCGGTGTATTTGAAGTTAGTTATAGACCTGCAGTTGATAGGCATGTGTGAATTACACCTGTAAGGAACAATTAGGAACCAGAATGACATGTTGCAGGGTGGGTGCAGCATGATGGAATTTAGCTGCATTGATGACATAGGGAGTGTCTGCACAATCATTAAACTTTTAGCCTCTTTTATTGTATGATGCCGTTCAGCTTTCTGCAGACTTGTGTGCTATTTTGCGCAGAACTAGAGGTTGTAAAAATACTCTGACTTCAGTACTTGCATAGGAGGATGTTGGCACTTAGTATGCTGTTGGGGTGAATTATTTGTCAGGTATTGGCCTGAGTAACAATATAGGTGTTAATTTTGTCTTCCAGGGAACATGATTTCGGAAGGGGGCTCCTTTATGCGGGGCATGCTGATAGGAGGTGCCTTTTGTCTAGTGATAACTCTTCTTGGACACATAAAGTTGGGCCATGAGTCGTCAGCCCCCCATGAACACCACCACATCCAGGCACCTAATAAGGAGGATGTCTTGAAGCTTTCTGATACAGAACGAATGGAGTTGAGCCAGAGCATGCGGGTCTACTGTATTATCCTGGTGAAACCAAAAGACCTGAGCCTGTGGGCCGCTGTCAGAACCACGTGGAGCAAGCACTGCGACCAGGCGGACTACTACAGCTCTGAACAGGTCAAAGTCTTTGAATCCATTTCTGTTGACAGCAGTGACATGTGGATTATGATGAGGAAAGCTATTCAGATTGCTTATGAGGAACATAAAGAGAACTATAACTGGTTCTTCATCGCTCAACCCTCCACCTTTGCCATCATTGAAAATTTAAAGTATTTTCTGTTAAAGAAAAATCCTTCGGAGCCTTTCTACATTGGGCATACTGTAAAAGATGGAGATTTAGATTACGCGGATTTAGCAGGTGGCATTGTGCTAAGTATCGGGTCAGTAAGCCGGCTAATCAGTATCATGAATGAACCCGATAAGTGTCCAGAAACTGGTGGCATAATATGGAAAGTTCCAGGAGATAAGCAGTTGGCCATGTGCCTGAAGTATAAAGGAGTGGTTGCGGAAAATGCTGAAGACTCTGAAGGCAAGAATGTCTTCAACACTAAATCTGTAGGGACTTTAATAAAAGAAGCCATGGCAAATGATCCTCAAAAAGTTGTCGAGGGCTGCTGTTCAGACATGGCGATCACATTCAGCGGACTGTCTcccaaccacatgcaggttatgATGTACGGTGTGTACAGGCTACGAGCCTATGGGCACAGCTTCAACGACGCCCTGGTGTTCTTACCACCCGCTAACTCTGACAATGACTGAAGAGTATATCAAGTCTTCTAGAGCGGAGGGAAGGACTTTAGAAGGAACCAATCACATATGGTGGCTATATTTATTTATCAGAAGACAATTTCTGGGAGGTAGAACTTGATCCTTGTACATGTgtaatttgtttttttctttcttgtacaGTATAGAAGTCTCTTTCAATGATTTCAAGACTGCAAAATACTTGTTTTACTACAAAAACTGCGACTGATTTTACATGGTGATGACTTTTGCACTCAAATTCTATTTTTCTACTTCATAATGAACTGGGTTGATATTTCGGGTGGTAAGCAAGCTTTGTACAATTCTTCATGCTGCTCCCTATGGGAGAGTGTAAATGATCTGACGTGTGCCGGTCGCTTAGATCGTGCATGGGTGGTGGTGCCAAATGACGTTCTTTGGGGTTAGAGTGCTCTTTCTTGCCTTCCCTTATTACCACAAGGCTCTAACTCCATTACCTCATACAACTGAAACCTGTACCAAGCATAGGGCTGCATTGTATTCAAGCATTAGAGCATAACATGTATCCAATGACAACCTTCTAGTATTCCAGATGTTCCAGTGTGACAGTACCTCTATTTCTAATAGGAATCCACAGGCTggagcactgtttttttttttattcttcctgTCAAATACATAAGACTGGTGAAAAAGTAAATTGGGGGGCATTATGTCAGCCCCTCTTTAATGCTGCGCCATAGTCTTGTGCTGCTATGAGGTTATTTAGGAGTCACCTGTTCAATGATAGATGTATGTGTGACACGTGTATGAGTTTTTTGTCATCTTTTCTTTGCAGCGTTTGACATAAGTGTTTTCCATTCCTGGCATCTGTCTAGGATCTGTCCGAAAACAGGCCCATCATGTATATCATAGCTCCGTTACAAAAGAACGGAAGCCATGAAGgcaatgtgaacagagctttattTACAGTGGCTGTGCAGTTTTTAGGAACCCTTTCACAATGTTTAGGTAGAATGCAGCAAGAACAGCCCCCTGTTACAAGCAACTAAATCAGCTGGGAACATGGAAAAATGCCATCTGGGCAATCCTAGCTACACAATGCAGAATTCTGATGCTCCATTATTATTTCATCTtagggaatacaagtatttattTCAAAAAGCAATCTGgttaaaaaactaaaaacttattATTTTAGGTAGATAGTCCCCCAGTATTTATAATGTAGCAAGTAACTCACAGACACCACCTGGAAATGACTTctgctcttagggtatgttcttaGGGAACTTCTTGTATCATGACATGGACTATTCCACGATAAGGGAATGCAGAGTGTGCTAGAGAGTACGGCGGGGGTGCAGTGATGGGAACATATGTTTCTTTCAAGCATACCCGacattataaaaaaacttttgctaAGTGCtatagacatatcaaaagttttgattgggccAGTGTTCagcagtcttagggtcctattacactgagtgatttttaaccattaacgactaacgataaacgattgcaaactaggttgtttatcgttaacctgaaattgttcaccatattacacaggacgattgttgttagttacgatcattactatgatcgtttattccttctgatcccagaaaaacaatgaacaatgtgctattacactgaacgattagtgaaaaaacgcacaacttgagcgaacgaatgtggaattgcaGTGAACGATTaaagataattttaggttcagatctaaataaacgatcaacaacatacaaagatttttcgatcgttgcctgcaattacacagaacgattatcgtttaaatatgaacgatttaacgatttttcgcacgataatcgtcccatgtaatagggcccttaggagcaAGCTGAAGATGTCCTTACTTAGCGAATTttttcccagctctgtgtcacttgACCCAGACAGACTCCCAgtgcaagtctatgggactgtccaGGTTTCATAGACACAGATCGCAGAAAGGTTGACTGGTTAGTCAGGTTGTGAACACTTTGCTCCAGATCAATAAAGCCTTTTATGATTGACAGGAAAGCTTTGAAGGAAAACTTGTTACTAGTTTCATTCTGCCCTACCCACTCTGAATGGCTGCACAATTTTAGAGTAATCGTAGCTTTACCTTTGTCTTGATATATGGGTCTAACTCATTGGGCTAGGTATTACCCTGATAACGTGAAGCCCCATTTCCACCTGAAGATAAAACTATGATTACTCTGAAACAGAACAGCCATTCAAAGAATCATAGACATTGGCTTCATGATGCCCATAAACACAGATGTCAGGAATGGTGAATAAAAGAGAGGTCCTTTGTGATATATACATAGTCCTGTCATAACCCTCAGTACTTACACTTGCTGCATACACTCTCCAAGCTGAGATCGAGGTACTGTACGGTTGCATTTCTGTACAACAATGTATGTGTATGGACGCACTCTATGTATTTCTCTCTGTGCACAGAGCAGTTGATGTCTGTAGATTAAGAAACAGTCACATCCACACCTCATCTGGATGAGAGCAAATGTATGTTTTATAATGGGACGAGTCCAGGGTTGGACTCAGGAGTCATTTTAGTTTTCTTTTCTTCCCCTATTTGGTACAGTATCAGCCGTTGATATTGAAAACGTGGAGCTTCAGTTACAGAGTTTGTTTCTCTTCAGTCAGGAGCGTCCTGCATGCCCCCAATGTGTGTGCTGCTGCTCAGCCAATGTCTCCAAACTAcaaccctccaactgttgcagaaccacaattcccatcatgcccagacagctaaagctttggatttggctgtccaggcatgatgggaaatgtagtattgcaaaagctggagggctgcagtttggagacgcATGGTCTAGACCGAGAGGAGGGGCTATCAGACTGGGTGGGTGGAACATCAGGGGGTGACTTCCATGTCACATATAAGAGGTACTTAGACTTACGGCATGGATTTGTAGGCATTAGGAAGCAATATAAAGTGAGAGATTTGGTAGTACTTTATTGCCCACTGACTTTTGCATACATGGAAAAAGAGTTGGTTGTTACCCTGCTTCTGCTAGATCATGCAAAAGTTGTCATTTCGAATCAATTTTAAAAAATGCTCTTGTGTAGATGGTGCTGTTAAACACCTTTTTATAGTGTTTGGGTTCTTTTGATTCCCTCTAAGAACATTTACCTCTTTGACTAGTGTTGGTAGCAATTTAGAAAAATGAAATAATGAGCATGTGTGAACTGTGGTGCTAAGGATACTTGGTGGACGTTCCTAAATAGAACACCAGGGGGCCCCATTACATGTAGGTAACCGCAATAGCTTCACAggaccagttaaaaaaaaaaagtaattttaattGAAAAATTCTGTTTTATGGAATCCTAAACAAACTCCTGTAAAGGGAGTCTATGAAGAATGTAGATATTCTGAATGACTGCGAATGCAAGGTGATATTTTTTTATACctaataagtattttttttttatgtataagcCCCCTGTCATATTAGGAGAGGATTGGCATTTTAGCAAAATAAGACTATAGGGTTCTTTAGCTTTACACAGAAGCAATGTATGGGGCTGAAAGAGTTCCATAGGGCCCTTTTATACAGGCTGACAATTGCCAATTGGTGTTTATCTGAAAATCATTTACAATGCTAGATCAATCACCCATCTAGGCTGGATTTTTCATGCGGCCCATTGAAGATGTTACTGTCTGCTGCACATCACCTGGTTATGTATTTGATAAGGAtgatttatgctgcgtttacacgaaacgataattggcccaatcgtacgattaacgatgtcggagtaacgatttttttttccataacgatcagtgtttaaattgtacgatatatcgtacggaacattcgttttgcgatcgcttaagcctgtctcacacattggttaaatcggcgaacgactgtttacacggaacgatctgcaaattttttgcgaacgactatttgagaacatgttgtaagatcaaaatgaacaatttctcgttcgtcgtttgatcgttcgctgcgtttacacatacgattatcgttcaaattctatCGTTATTGCACAAAtacgcacaataatcgttacgtgtaaacgcagcattataggcTACACAAATTAGCAGTCAGCAGTggctcattcatcagctgatcgctggcccctATGTTGTTTCTAGGAGCGTTCTTTTGCCTAATAATCGTCCTGGTTAAGattacttatgctgcgtttacacggaacgattatcgctcgaattttcgcaataacgatcacatttgagcgataatcgttccgtgtaaacacagcaaacgatcaagcgatgagcgaaaaatcgttcattttgatctttcaacatgttctcaaatcgtcgttcgctaaaaattcgcagatcgcttcttgtaaacagtctttcaaagattcaccctatgtaaaggatgggcttaagcgatcttaaaaacgatcacaataacgatttttctccatctaaacgctgatcgttctaaaaaccaaatcgttgcttcaaaatcgttaatcgttcgattgggcgaattatcgttccgtgtaaacccagcattttTCCACAGCCTTTACAGCACTCAATTCTGTTTGTTTTGGAAAAAGCGCCCATTGCCTCATTTAGGCTCCCTCCACACTTTACAGGTGACAGTGATCGCTGCATACATCAGATAAAGTAGCAGCTAATGTGTGTGCACCTCCCTGTTGTATCCTGCCTATCCGGTCTCCACCAGTATAATAGGCCAGTCATTAGAACCTCACCCACTGGTAACAATGGAATCGCCTTTTGTTAAAGCATTCAGTCTGCTGAGCTAAGAAAAAACGTGTAAATGATTGTGTAAATTGTCAGCTTACTGGTTACCAGTGTAAAAACTAAGCTAGCCAATTTTATTTTTGATATGTTTAGTGATgagaaatgggggaggggattaaaCTGATGAAAGATGactttaaatagattttttttttttttatactacggGTTAGTGAAATAAGAAACTTCATTTTCTAGACATTGGGGAAGCCCCTTATCATGGATACTGGCCTAGGTATAAGATCACTGGAAAGATATCTGCACTGTCCACTGATATATTTGTAAATTGTAaacagatcgctcttaaaggtccCCATTCAACATAGATTTAGGCTTTCATACCCACCACTTGGAGATCTTCTGGCACTGATGTTGGGCGTGATGCAAAATTAccacccaacccctttgttctgggaaatAAAGTCTGCAGTCAGAGCTCTCTATCTGCGGCTTACCCCTCtccataaagaacacaggaatgcttggccGCACCAAACCTTCCTCTGTATGGTGAGGACAGGAACAAGTTGGAAGAGATACCTGATACCTGAATAAtcctcagttattgaaggtgtatggccaccgtaagatgtgtttttttttttttttttgttttcctaaCCTAAATAAATAACCCCATGCTTGATGACCTTGATACTGCAGTCCACTATCTTGAAATGATATTGGAGAATTTCTGTCTTTTAGCTGTAGTTGGCTACAATGTTGTTGTTCCTCCATCGCCTATTTTGAACCGGTAGAAATATTTGGCCCCGGTCTGACCATCATTCCCATCATAACTTAAGACCTTTGCAATGATGGGAAGAAGTTTTCATATGTTGCAGATATCTTACTACTAAATATTCGATACAGACTTAAATGTGGAGCACTTAGGTGCGGCAAGAACAAACTTACATCCATACCTATACTTGTTCTGATTGGTGGAATCTATACTGGTCAGAACCAGTTGTTCTAATACCATAGCtgtaaatattaaagggaaagtatTTAACTTGCTATCTacctatagcgcacagggcatTAATTTTCTTAACCTTCATCCTCTGCCCCTTTTCTGTGATAGTAACAGTTTAGTCCATATGCTTATgaagtgttttggtgcactgggggcagtagtagatATCAGCAGATacgtcaaacctgctgatagtttctctttaatagCAGCTTATTAGTGTATGTTTTATGTAGGCCGAGCTGATATGTCTCCATGTTCACCACATTTCCAGCCACACATAGGGAACCACTTATAATGACACACAGAAACCACTATTACAGTACACCAGCACCGTGTCTGTTTGGCACATTAACCAGTTAATATCAGCAGTGAATGTTTTTGGGACATTTGATTCCATTCTTGGCATTAAATAACACATACATGGAGTTTTAACAAACacccagggggagatttatcaaactggggtaaagtagaattgtctgagttgcccctagcaaccaatcagattccacctttcattcctcagattctttggaaaataaaaggtggaatctggttgctaggggcaactaagacaattctactttacaccagtgtctcTTTAGGAGTCCTGTTCATTAAGGACTTCAAATAAGAGATGTCTCATTGCTTGGACCACATCAGCTCCCAGAGTCAGGGCACCATGATGCTATGGAAATTTCAGTAATTTGAAATGAGTACTGAACAGCGTGTAGCTTTGTATCTGCGAATACCAGTGCCAGAATACCTGATACCTATGGTATTGTATTCCACTGGTTTGTGCTAAAACAATTaatataaaattttaaatttaaaataacattattAAATCCACCCCATTTGGTACTGTGTCCCATCACACCGTATCTATTCAGGCTGTGTATGTGAATAGAGTTTCACTCTGTGAGCAGAAGACTGGTGCCATAGAAgagcttttttcttctttcatatAAACTGAATAACAGATCATTTGATCCTCCCCGTCATGCTGCACAACTGGATCAGAACACCTGTCATCTTGATGAGAAACTGCACATAACCTCTAGAGACAGTCATCTGCATATATCTGCAGGAAGTATATAGCTGTAGTACTATAGGTATCTTGTATGTAAAGATTGGGGAGGTTTGCTGGGTAGAGAGATATCCTTGACTGGTATGTGTATATTTAACAGCATttcttgtataaaaaaaaaaataatgaataaatatttgtaattttttttatggtcTGGAAGATTTAAGACAATGATTTTCTGTATGAATAAAGcaattattttatattacatGTGTTGTTTTTATTGCATTAAGAAAGAAACTGCATTTTCTTGATTCAATTCTGCagacttcagagctgaaatcttgcAGCATCAGACTGGCTCAGTGTTTGCTAAGAGCTTGTGCTGGTGAATTACAGTGTGAGAAGAGAAACTTTACATCTAAACAGTGATATGTTGCAAGAAATCAAAATATCCCATCGACTTGGCCCAAAATTGTCAGGTAAATGTGAATGATGCGTAGATTTGTAAATGGGAAACTGTTCCATTCATCTAAATGGGGTGGTTCAGCAAGCACATGGGTTTgcgtaggttaaaggggttatgcaggattagaaaaacactgtACTTCATTACAAAAAACAACACCAAGTTATACGTGTTAttataattcagctccatttactacaTTGGACCTGAGATGCagaaccacatccaaactggcatttataaaaaaaaatcctaaacctatgttcacacatcgttctttttaagtaaagaacggaccgCTGATTGCAACGGAACCAGCATgcgttctttactgcagaggtgGCATTGCAATGTCGCCCACTGTGTCCACACTGTTATGTTAACGGACGTTAATATAATGTacttgcctattatttccggaggCTGTTTAGTGAACAACgttcggaaataatagctgttcacgcaAAGACATGTGCGGCGGCATTGAtatgaatggctaattgatttgcaggcacacccgactGCGCCTGCAAGTCAATGTTCCAAAAAGAACTTTCCAGCAGCCGATACAAAGGTATCGACTGCAGGACCGTCCTGAATGCAGCCAGGTGGCCGgtagtttaacagcgtctgttgctatgcaatggatgctgttaagcattgtctgaacatagccttaggctgtaaacacacacagcagctttTTGAGAAACTGTCACtttattttttgtgccaaaactaAAAGAAGattcaacagaaaagagaagtacaaatCCTCCCATTATATTTTCCACCCTACTTGaatccacttctagttttggcgcaaaaactgcagtggtagttTTCCACACAAATAAAACtgttgtgtgtgtttccagcctaagcCCTGATTCTGACTAAACCAAGAACTACAAAATTTATTTGTTGAGGAAAGtgatcatgactagagatgagcgaaccttgaacaTGCACGAGTCCATCCAATCCCgaactcggcatttgattagctggggctgctgaactgggataaaaccctaaggctatgtggaaaacattgatatagtcattggctgtatccatgttttccagacaaccttagagctttatccaagttcagcagccaccgctaatcaaatgccaaacaattgggttcggatggactcgagcatgcgcgaggttcgctcatctctaatcatgacgtATCTGTGAGTAACAGAAGTTTGAGAATTTTGAACTTTCATTTCATGGTAATTGTAACATTACATTCCTGCACTTCCATGAACAGGGGGATATTTTGTAAGCATATACAAATGGATTGTGACTCAACCGAAAACATTGCGTGGCAGATAAATTGGTTGCATGCAAGCAacccgtatgaacccgaacgctcggcatcagatttccgctgtctgcccactccgtgcagcgggtggatacagtgggaggaccgcttggaaaactgggatacagcctatggctatggctgtatctcagttttccaggcggtcctctccctgtatccaccctctccacggagcgggcagacagcgggaatcatttccaagagttcaggttcgtacgaatccgaactgaagcaggttcggaccatccctacttacagGCTGAAAAACAGCTGTACAAGGGGCaaattataaccccccccccccccccaaatgttttgttttttgccaaaaaaaatcatatataccACCATAATAGGATGCACTATATTAGGGGTGGGGAACATCCGGCCCGAGACCTCCTGATGCAGATGCGGCTCTCCTGTGACGTGTgctgctctggtggggcaggagccggcatacacagcattcTCCTGTGTATGTAaaggctgccagacacaggagaatgCTGTCTGTGCTggctccttccccaccagagctgcgcacatcttccttctcctgcgggccacatgcgatgacgtcatttcatcgcacgccgcctgcaggagaagacaggcACAGGCtagagcagagagaagaggacctgggcatcGTGGGAGCAGAgtaaaggtgagtgggatgtttattgttttatttgagactgacactgggggctaccaggtgcatgactggggggggtcaaCTAGCTACCAGGTGCATGACTGGgaggttaactagagctaccaggggcatcaaaaAGGGGTTAATtatagctaccaggggcatcaataaggggttacctagagctaccaggggcatcactgggttttttttttggttttttttagaactaacaggggcatcactgggggtttattAGAACTACCAggagcatcactgggggttacctCTTGCTAccaggcatcactaaggattcacattagGTACTAGAGGCATTACAGAGGATTAACtataatagcaggggcactaggggaacaatactttgccttgccctgggtgctgctaaCCCATGCTACAAACTGCCATGCACAGTATGctgccctcaaatgattttattaatgcccgactggcccttgacagggaaaaggttccccacccctgcactaTATGCCTATATAGCTGGGTCCTCTTGCTGTAGGGCTGAAAACTTCTGTAAACATCAAGGGTTGCGTTTTGTCCTCAGAAAACATCAACTTCATTGTTTAGGACACACAGTAGAACATTGTACAACATGACTTTAGTGTACAGTCAATAGAGCATAGCAAAAGGAGCACTCGCTGCTCTGTGTTACACAACGGAACATTATACATTGACTTGATTAGCGATATTATTGTAGCATCTATTCAGATATATATCTTATACAAATATCCAATatgtgttagggtggtattatacggagcgattatcgttcgaaaaaacgTTAAATcatttggatttgaacgataattgtttcatgtaacagcaggcaatgattaaacgaccaacgagaaatcgttgatcgtttaataggatccagacctatttttatcgtttgatcgttcgcacattgttcggtggaataagaatcgctgaaatgtacgcaatagcgacgactaaacgaccgcaagaacgatcataaataacgatcatcgttccgtgtaattgggcgaacgattttgggtcgtttaagatcgttaatcgtcgaaaaattgctttgtgtaatagtacccttatagaTACGGCAATTCACAGAATCTACAATTTACTCACATCGAGTCCTATTGTTTACATCTCATCCTAACAATGACAATTGAATACAGCTAAAGGGAGTGTCTCATTCGTTCGCcatttgaataccaatggctgaacaaggtggatacagcctatggacaggagtgttgttgtttttgcaacaaagtagctgttcCTAATCCTGGTAAACCCTTTAAATCTACCTGTCAAGATGATTCCTCAGATGATCGTCGTGCAGCTGCTCCTACCACTGGAAATTCTAATAACTATGGATAAGACCACACCGGGTttgttctgtgcacaagccctttTCTAATCCAAGAGTGCTCATTCTACCTCCTGGATTTGCATAATCTTACAACTTGGgggatgtattaaaaaaaaaaaagtcccgaAAGCACTTTTAAGCTTAGTCATGGGGACCCAGATTTGgacattgttatttttttattttggattaTGTCGTTTTAgtcaaattttgccactaacgaCCACCTAGATGCGAATGTCACACACTCTGTGGTCCCAGTTAATAAACATTGGGGCTAGAGTAAAGCCAACTTCAAGCACGCTCAGGTCTATCCAAAcatgagtgtgcagcatttgattagtgggggctgctgaagttggatgcctaCAGCCTATgttttccaacttcagcagccactgctaatcaaatactgcaTGCTGAGACAAAACGGTCTGATTTTCCCATaaaaaccaatcagagctcaggtttcattttacaAGAGCAATTTGATTGGTAATATTTGTAACATTTgccatttaaaaacttttttaaggATATGCACAACAAATGGAAGGATTTTTGGAAGCAGAAAGAACCAGTGTTAGAAAGCACTGATTTATTGTATTCTGGACTTTATTATCTACAGTACCAGTCATAACTCAGATATTTATAGCTCAAGATCCTTGCCAAAATtatcattaaaggaaaagtctagcAAAAAATgttcacaacccgactcccataactgtgagctgtggctgctggagagaatgatggcagg
This genomic window contains:
- the C1GALT1C1 gene encoding C1GALT1-specific chaperone 1 — protein: MISEGGSFMRGMLIGGAFCLVITLLGHIKLGHESSAPHEHHHIQAPNKEDVLKLSDTERMELSQSMRVYCIILVKPKDLSLWAAVRTTWSKHCDQADYYSSEQVKVFESISVDSSDMWIMMRKAIQIAYEEHKENYNWFFIAQPSTFAIIENLKYFLLKKNPSEPFYIGHTVKDGDLDYADLAGGIVLSIGSVSRLISIMNEPDKCPETGGIIWKVPGDKQLAMCLKYKGVVAENAEDSEGKNVFNTKSVGTLIKEAMANDPQKVVEGCCSDMAITFSGLSPNHMQVMMYGVYRLRAYGHSFNDALVFLPPANSDND